Proteins from one Bos javanicus breed banteng chromosome 27, ARS-OSU_banteng_1.0, whole genome shotgun sequence genomic window:
- the BAG4 gene encoding BAG family molecular chaperone regulator 4 yields the protein MSALRRSGYGPSDGPSYGRYYGPGGGDVPVHPPPPIYPPRPEPPQPPISWRGRGGGPAETTWPGEGGGGDGYYASGGAWSEPGRAGGGHQEQPPYPSYNSNYWNSAARPRAPYPSTYPVRPEMQSQSLNSYTNGGYGPPYPTGPGTNTASYPGAYYTPGYAQTNYSTEVPSTYRSPGNSPTPVSRWMYPQQDCQTEAPPLRGQVPGYPASQNPGMSVPHYPYGDGNRSVPQPGPPVRPQEDSWAPPGAYGMGTRYPWPSAAPSGPPGSLYMNESTSSWPSSGSPQSPPSPPPPQPKDSSYTYSQPDQGMSQHNFPCNVHQYESSGSVNDDSSELLDPQVQYSAEPHLYGNASHEHPSTQDQGNHLAEECLSSDEGTPPSIKKIIHVLEKVQYLEQEVEEFVGKKTDKAYWLLEEMLTKELLELDSVETGGQDSVRQARKEAVCKIQAILEKLEKKGL from the exons ATGTCGGCCTTGAGGCGCTCGGGCTACGGCCCCAGTGACGGCCCGTCTTATGGCCGCTACTacgggcctgggggtggggatgtTCCGGTGCACCCGCCTCCGCCCATCTATCCCCCACGCCCCgagcctccccagcctcccatTTCCTGGCGGGGGCGCGGGGGCGGCCCGGCGGAGACCACCTGGCCGGGGGAAGGCGGAGGAGGCGATGGCTACTACGCGTCTGGAGGCGCCTGGTCAGAGCCAGGTCGTGCTGGCGGAGGCCACCAG gAGCAGCCACCATATCCTAGTTACAATTCTAACTATTGGAATTCTGCTGCCCGACCTCGGGCTCCTTACCCAAGTACATACCCTGTAAGACCGGAAATGCAAAGCCAG AGTTTGAATTCTTACACAAATGGGGGATATGGCCCACCATACCCCACTGGCCCGGGGACAAATACTGCCTCGTACCCTGGGGCCTATTACACACCTGGGTATGCTCAGACCAATTACTCCACAGAGGTTCCAAGCACTTACCGTTCACCTGGCAACAGCCCAACCCCAGTCTCCCGTTGGATGTACCCCCAGCAGGACTGCCAGACTGAAGCACCCCCTCTTAGGGGGCAGGTTCCGGGATATCCTGCTTCACAG AACCCTGGAATGAGCGTACCGCATTACCCTTATGGGGATGGTAATCGTAGTGTTCCACAACCAGGACCCCCTGTACGACCCCAGGAGGACTCATGGGCGCCTCCAGGTGCTTATGGAATGGGAACCCGGTACCCCTGGCCTTCAGCTGCGCCCTCAGGACCACCGGGGAGTCTCTACATGAACGAGAGCACTTCATCGTGGCCTAGCAGTGGCTCTCCTCAGTCACCTCCTTCACCGCCACCCCCGCAGCCTAAG GACTCCTCCTACACCTACAGCCAACCAGATCAAGGCATGAGCCAGCACAACTTTCCTTGCAATGTCCATCAGTATGAGTCCTCGGGATCAGTGAACGATGACAGTTCGGAGCTTTTGGATCCCCAGGTCCAGTATAGTGCTGAGCCTCATCTGTATGGTAACGCCTCCCACGAACATCCCAGCACTCAAGACCAGGGTAATCATCTTGCTGAAGAGTGTTTATCTTCAGATGAAGGGACTCCCccaagcattaaaaaaatcatacatgtGCTGGAGAAGGTCCAGTATCTTGAGCAAGAAGTAGAAGAGTTCGTAGGAAAAAAGACAGACAAAGCCTACTGGCTTCTGGAAGAGATGCTAACCAAGGAACTTCTGGAACTGGATTCAGTTGAAACTGGGGGCCAGGACTCCGTCCGGCAGGCCAGGAAAGAGGCGGTTTGTAAAATCCAGGCCATActggaaaaattggaaaaaaagggATTATGA